A window of Actinomycetes bacterium contains these coding sequences:
- a CDS encoding LacI family transcriptional regulator, whose protein sequence is MKNITLKDVAKESGVSVPTVSRVLNNEKFVSTQVRDKVKAAAKKLNYEPMWTARSLRLRKTNIVGMIIPNVADYFFSSIVLGVERFFRRYGKELILFNTSNDENIEEKSIKIAISKRVEGIILATICKNNEVIKSIMKSFGTPFVVVDNKIDIDKVDFVLSDDINGSYKLINHLIKVHGYKKIACISGPLDESSGFDKLAGYKKALIENGLDIEDDLIKIADWKKTKAYNATRELMNQKNRPRAIYCANANMLIGCFRYLNEKEIKVPDEVAVVTFDDYDFVSAMNPPVTTLQRIDLEIGEKAAELLLKRISGEAGDYQEVRVGADLIIRKSCGCK, encoded by the coding sequence ATGAAAAATATAACCCTCAAAGATGTAGCCAAGGAATCCGGGGTGTCTGTGCCCACAGTCTCTAGGGTCCTAAATAATGAAAAATTTGTCTCCACCCAGGTTCGAGACAAGGTGAAGGCAGCGGCTAAAAAACTTAATTACGAACCCATGTGGACTGCCAGAAGCCTGAGACTGAGAAAAACCAATATAGTAGGTATGATAATCCCCAATGTGGCAGATTACTTTTTTTCCAGTATTGTGCTGGGTGTGGAAAGGTTTTTTAGGAGGTATGGCAAGGAACTAATATTGTTTAATACCAGTAACGATGAAAACATTGAAGAAAAATCTATAAAAATCGCCATATCTAAAAGAGTTGAGGGAATTATCTTGGCTACCATATGCAAGAATAATGAAGTTATTAAATCTATCATGAAAAGTTTTGGAACCCCATTTGTGGTGGTAGATAACAAGATAGACATAGATAAAGTTGATTTTGTATTAAGTGATGATATAAACGGATCTTACAAATTAATAAATCACTTAATTAAGGTACATGGCTATAAGAAGATTGCCTGCATAAGCGGTCCCCTGGATGAATCAAGTGGATTTGATAAGCTGGCTGGCTATAAAAAAGCCCTGATAGAAAATGGCCTGGATATTGAGGATGACTTAATAAAGATTGCTGATTGGAAAAAGACCAAAGCCTATAATGCCACCAGGGAGTTAATGAACCAGAAAAACAGGCCCCGAGCCATATATTGTGCAAATGCCAATATGCTTATTGGTTGTTTCAGGTATTTAAATGAGAAAGAAATAAAGGTGCCTGATGAGGTAGCCGTGGTAACCTTTGATGACTATGATTTTGTATCCGCAATGAATCCTCCGGTAACTACTCTACAGCGAATTGATCTGGAGATAGGGGAAAAGGCTGCTGAGCTGCTGTTAAAGAGAATAAGTGGTGAAGCCGGAGATTACCAGGAAGTTAGGGTAGGTGCAGATCTTATAATAAGGAAGTCTTGTGGTTGCAAATAG